One window of the Megalops cyprinoides isolate fMegCyp1 chromosome 2, fMegCyp1.pri, whole genome shotgun sequence genome contains the following:
- the rreb1a gene encoding ras-responsive element-binding protein 1 isoform X2 codes for MESATDEKRVDEGISAPLGMETEQPEEKDGLVSAQEQEHRTGKNGETEKVRGGQEDAADGVDLSSINAMMSTVMNVGQLNRGRESASTTPVKTPTKPPAVNRTGRRNQEAKEEHSAFICPLCEKNCLTQHQLTMHIRQHNSDNGATDHSCSICGKSLSSASSLDRHMLVHSGERPYKCSVCGQTFTTNGNMHRHMKIHDKDPNSVLPSSPPSPTKRRRPSAKRKPSLEGEGERADEPPSKRVSEDVLADGLDQLKGEDDLLPCPICFKTFVGKLELETHMDSHPDTTLRCDLCCISFRTHRSLLRHNAVIHKKLPTDPAGRPFIQNNPSIPVGFNDLAFIDFSCRKFPHIAQVWCETNLRRCTSKFHRFVCETCNKAFPLQSALNLHAAAAHSPGGGAQEPPAPQPQEETPPEAGQADFLESLGLQHISQAKPACTEEETLQAELDSIRVIHVEPPKSNLPQEAGCLGGLSFPLLDPASLQGLSQRGGLNILSLQPFQKGFILQPDSGVVVKPICSESGVELADIQQILKMASSAPNQITLPPLSKAPCSATHSSYKQMPPLKPKPLVAPRTSMAASTPPPLMSAQQASPGCISPSLPPPPNQLLKTPGESSSSSSSSSSSSSLSSQGSVEKMEADCMGDALTPTDTDKRKIKQEDSEEREAGGKKVGGRKAAYPCRFCDQVFAFSGVLQAHMRFHLGISPYQCNICDYVAPDKATLIRHLRTHSGERPYVCRVCHYPFTVKANCERHLRKKHMKSTRKEIEKNIEYVSTGSSGLDPLDSAGAGDATCRYCGEDLKSYRALQIHLRTHNGCQRKPFECRRCGAAFLAKRNCIHHLLKQHPEVQEQEMEQHIATLLPAATAASRAGPLPQNGLLPSTAAPLSLKVEDTGFYTSDPDQPLDFSSKGRGGSTGDSPGIKVEGTHSSQPSSYDCSMEPIDLSMPKNPEKLKREAPPLGPPAKEIKIEQPAPGSADPPHSHGLQVRDEEKGQRQASYQLSLPVVSPLSGNPPSTVRSLRLKPLLPKPSAACLKELPPLASIAQIISSVSAAPDLLKRESVPASHCRGGGTEKSTGLKGPKKDSDPSGEPRPAGEDGPDGATDEPPSDGSKKRAGKRPSRSKDCDLVGAGIDLESSGEFASVEKMLATTDANKFSPYLQPSPVTLLKEEAEQTATSEDEKEGQEDRQQQQQQPPQAKGKKNAYSNSLQKMTCPFCPRVFPWASSLQRHMLTHTGAPESQVSRLCLSVWAAGQKPFPCPKCDAFFSTKSNCERHLLRKHGVANRTLRRNGAMPKSKEADEGSPESAESMSETELPAGEAQNLSGSEAEKELATPNPKEQGELALMEQSAHQGETLSQGGGPAAEPAESSGDNDDDSQSNTSLDLNFASKLIDFKFSEGNDQQPPAGGAAQEESKHTCRSCKKSFRYATTLARHERAHLPESSVEAGRKVTRRSAEAGRNPGVHAEEEPEEEEEEEEEEEREDRKGPAEGEGAGSVADSGSEEEEKEKEEKSDEEGGASEPKSTEGEASGGVGSKADKRKKICDVCSKRFWSLQDLTRHMRSHTGERPYKCQTCERTFTLKHSLVRHQRIHQKPREAEGEGAAVAAAARAGEDEGASGRSGSESESAPGSTNPPSENENEADGPGRAAEEAESPEREAAEGKRAPQATAQPAESAADPPTEPSPKRPTEPAPCSSGESSDGYIQGLLEIHAEPPLEHILPANEPPMVGVE; via the exons CACAGGGAGGAGGAACCag GAAGCCAAAGAGGAGCACTCGGCCTTCATTTGCCCCCTCTGTGAGAAGAACTGCCTAACCCAGCACCAGCTCACTATGCATATCCGACAG cacaaCTCTGATAATGGAGCAACGGACCACTCCTGCAGCATCTGTGGGAAGTCCCTGAGCTCGGCCAGCTCGCTGGACCGCCACATGCTGGTGCACAGCGGAGAGCGGCCCTACAAGTGCAGCGTGTGCGGCCAGACCTTCACCACCAACGGCAACATGCACAG ACACATGAAGATCCACGACAAGGACCCCAACAGTGTCCTGCCCTCCAGCCCCCCGTCGCCCACCAAGCGGCGACGCCCCTCTGCCAAGAGAAAGCCCAGCCTGGAGGGCGAGGGAGAGCGGGCGGACGAGCCGCCAAGCAAGAGG GTGTCGGAGGACGTCCTGGCCGACGGGCTTGACCAGCTGAAGGGTGAGGATGACCTGCTGCCCTGCCCCATCTGCTTCAAGACCTTCGTCGgcaagctggagctggagacGCACATGGACTCGCACCCGGACACCACGCTCAG GTGTGACCTGTGCTGCATCAGTTTCCGCACTCACCGCAGCCTTCTGCGCCACAACGCCGTCATCCACAAGAAGCTGCCCACCGACCCGGCCGGGCGCCCCTTCATCCAGAACAACCCCTCCATCCCCGTGGGCTTCAATGACTTGGCCTTCATCGACTTCTCGTGTCGCAAGTTCCCTCACATCGCTCAG GTTTGGTGTGAAACAAACCTTCGGCGGTGCACCAGCAAGTTCCACCGCTTCGTGTGCGAGACCTGCAATAAGGCCTTCCCTCTGCAGTCCGCCCTCAACCTGCACGCAGCGGCCGCGCACAGCCCCGGAGGCGGAGCCCAGGAGCCGCCCGCCCCCCAACCGCAGGAGGAGACGCCCCCTGAGGCAGGGCAGGCCGACTTCCTGGAGTCTCTGGGCCTGCAGCATATCTCCCAGGCCAAGCCTGCATGCACAGAGGAGGAGACGCTGCAGGCCGAGCTGGACAGCATCCGGGTCATCCACGTGGAGCCGCCCAAGTCCAACCTGCCCCAGGAGGCTGGATGCCTGGGGGGGTTGAGCTTTCCCCTGCTGGACCCTGCCTCCCTGCAGGGCCTGTCCCAGAGAGGCGGCCTCAACATCCTGTCCCTGCAGCCCTTCCAGAAGGGGTTCATCCTCCAGCCCGACAGCGGCGTGGTGGTCAAGCCCATCTGCAGCGAGAGCGGAGTGGAGCTGGCCGACATCCAGCAGATCCTGAAGATGGCCTCCTCGGCCCCCAACCAGATCACCCTGCCCCCGCTCTCCAAGGCGCCTTGCAGCGCCACGCACTCCAGCTACAAGCAGATGCCCCCGCTGAAGCCCAAGCCCCTGGTGGCCCCCCGCACCAGCATGGCTGCCTCCACGCCGCCCCCCCTCATGAGTGCCCAGCAGGCCTCGCCGGGCTGCATCAGCCCCAGCCTGCCGCCCCCGCCCAACCAGCTGCTGAAGACCCCCGGcgagtcctcctcctcctcctcctcctcctcatcatcctcatcccTCAGCAGCCAGGGGTCCGTGGAGAAGATGGAGGCGGACTGCATGGGGGACGCCCTGACGCCCACGGACACCGACAAGCGCAAGATCAAGCAGGAGGACAGCGAGGAGAGGGAGGCGGGAGGCAAGAAGGTGGGCGGGCGCAAGGCGGCGTACCCCTGCCGCTTCTGCGACCAGGTCTTCGCCTTCTCCGGCGTCCTGCAGGCCCACATGCGCTTCCACCTGGGCATCTCGCCCTACCAGTGCAACATCTGCGACTACGTGGCGCCCGACAAGGCCACGCTGATCCGCCACCTGCGCACGCACAGCGGCGAGCGGCCCTACGTCTGCCGCGTCTGCCACTACCCCTTCACCGTCAAGGCCAACTGCGAGCGCCACCTGCGCAAGAAGCACATGAAGAGCACCCGCAAGGAGATCGAGAAGAACATCGAGTACGTGTCCACCGGCTCCAGCGGCCTCGACCCGCTGGACTCGGCCGGCGCCGGCGACGCCACGTGCCGCTACTGCGGCGAGGACCTGAAGAGCTACCGCGCCCTGCAGATCCACCTGCGCACCCACAACGGCTGCCAGCGCAAGCCCTTCGAGTGCCGGCGCTGTGGGGCCGCCTTCCTGGCCAAGCGCAACTGCATCCACCACCTGCTGAAGCAGCACCCCGAGgtgcaggagcaggagatggAGCAGCACATCGCCACCCTGCTGCCCGCCGCCACCGCCGCTTCCCGGGCCGGGCCCCTCCCTCAGAACGGGCTCCTCCCCAGCACCGCCGCCCCTCTGTCCCTGAAGGTGGAGGACACCGGCTTCTATACCAGCGACCCGGACCAGCCCCTGGACTTCTCCAGCAAAGGCCGCGGCGGGAGCACAGGAGACTCGCCCGGCATCAAGGTGGAAGGCACCCACTCGTCCCAGCCGTCCTCCTACGACTGCTCCATGGAGCCCATTGACCTGTCCATGCCCAAGAACCCGGAGAAGCTAAAAAGAGAGGCTCCGCCCCTTGGCCCGCCTGCTAAGGAGATCAAAATAGAGCAGCCTGCCCCCGGCAGTGCGGACCCTCCCCACTCCCATGGTCTCCAGGTCAGGGACGAGGAGAAAGGCCAGCGGCAGGCCTCGtaccagctctctctccctgtggtgTCCCCTCTCAGCGGGAACCCCCCCAGCACAGTCAGGTCACTGAGGCTGAAGCCTCTTCTGCCCAAACCCTCCGCCGCCTGCCTCAAGGAGCTGCCCCCGCTGGCCTCCATCGCCCAGATCATCTCCTCCGTCTCCGCCGCGCCCGACCTGCTCAAGAGGGAGAGCGTTCCCGCCAGCCACTGCAGGGGGGGCGGCACAGAGAAGAGCACCGGCCTCAAAGGGCCCAAAAAGGACTCCGACCCGTCGGGCGAGCCGCGGCCCGCAGGCGAGGACGGGCCCGACGGGGCGACGGACGAGCCCCCGTCGGACGGCTCCAAGAAGAGAGCCGGCAAGAGGCCCTCTCGCAGTAAAGACTGCGACCTCGTCGGCGCCGGCATCGACCTGGAGTCCAGCGGCGAGTTCGCCAGCGTGGAGAAGATGCTGGCCACCACCGATGCCAACAAGTTCAGCCCCTACCTGCAGCCCAGCCCCGTGACGCTGCTGAAGGAGGAGGCGGAGCAGACAGCCACCAGCGAGGACGAGAAGGAGGGCCAGGAggacaggcagcagcagcagcagcagcctccgCAGGCCAAGGGGAAGAAGAACGCATACTCCAACTCCCTCCAGAAGATGACCTGCCCCTTCTGCCCGCGAGTCTTCCCCTGGGCCAGCTCTCTGCAAagacacatgctcacacacacag GAGCCCCGGAATCTCAAGTCTCAcgtctgtgcctgtctgtgtgggcCGCAGGTCAGAAGCCCTTCCCCTGCCCCAAATGCGACGCCTTCTTCTCCACCAAGTCCAACTGTGAGCGTCACCTGCTGCGCAAGCACGGCGTGGCCAACCGCACTCTCCGCCGCAACGGCGCCATGCCCAAATCCAAGGAGGCGGACGAGGGGTCGCCCGAGAGCGCAG agagcaTGTCAGAGACGGAGCTCCCCGCAGGCGAAGCTCAAAACCTGAGTGGGAGTGAAGCAGAGAAGGAGCTGGCCACACCCAACCCCAAGGAGCAGGGGGAATTGGCCTTAATGGAGCAGTCTGCCCACCAGGGGGAGACGCTGAGTCAAGGGGGAGGACCCGCCGCAGAGCCGGCAGAGAGCAGCGGAGACAATGATGACGACTCGCAGAGCAACACAAGCCTGGACCTGAACTTCGCCAGCAAGCTGATCGACTTCAAGTTCTCGGAAGGCAATGACCAGCAGcccccagcagggggcgcagcGCAAGAGGAGTCCAAGCacacctgcaggagctgcaaGAAGAGCTTCCGCTACGCCACCACCCTCGCCCGCCACGAGAGGGCGCACCTCCCGGAGAGCTCGGTGGAGGCGGGGAGGAAGGTGACGCGGCGTTCGGCGGAGGCCGGCCGAAACCCGGGGGTCCACGCGGAGGAGGAgcccgaggaggaggaggaggaggaggaggaggaggagcgggaggaCAGGAAGGGGCCggcggagggagagggagcgggcaGCGTAGCGGACAGCGGctccgaggaggaggagaaggagaaggaggagaagagcgACGAGGAGGGCGGCGCTTCGGAACCAAAAAGCACCGAGGGGGAGGCGTCGGGAGGAGTCGGGAGCAAAGCCGACAAGAGGAAGAAGATCTGCGATGTGTGCAGCAAGCGCTTCTGGTCCCTTCAAGACCTAACCCGACACATGCGCTCTCACACAG GAGAGAGACCCTACAAGTGCCAGACCTGCGAGCGGACCTTCACCCTGAAGCACAGCCTGGTGCGGCACCAGCGCATCCACCAGAAGCCCCGCGAGGCGGAGGGCGAGGGGGCGGCCGTGGCGGCGGCGGCCAGGGCGGGCGAGGACGAGGGAGCCAGCGGGCGCTCGGGCAGCGAGAGCGAGTCGGCCCCCGGCAGCACCAACCCCCCGTCGGAGAACGAGAACGAGGCCGACGGGCCGGGCCGGGCCGCGGAGGAGGCCGAGAGCCCGGAGCGAGAGGCCGCCGAGGGCAAGAGGGCGCCGCAGGCCACAGCCCAGCCGGCGGAGTCGGCCGCCGACCCCCCCACAGAACCGTCGCCCAAGCGCCCGACCGAACCAGCGCCGTGCAGCTCAGGTGAATCCTCGGACGGCTACATCCAGGGCTTGCTGGAGATCCACGCCGAGCCCCCGCTGGAGCACATCCTGCCTGCCAACGAGCCCCCGATGGTGGGGGTGGAATGA
- the rreb1a gene encoding ras-responsive element-binding protein 1 isoform X1: MSRRKQPNPNKVKQMESATDEKRVDEGISAPLGMETEQPEEKDGLVSAQEQEHRTGKNGETEKVRGGQEDAADGVDLSSINAMMSTVMNVGQLNRGRESASTTPVKTPTKPPAVNRTGRRNQEAKEEHSAFICPLCEKNCLTQHQLTMHIRQHNSDNGATDHSCSICGKSLSSASSLDRHMLVHSGERPYKCSVCGQTFTTNGNMHRHMKIHDKDPNSVLPSSPPSPTKRRRPSAKRKPSLEGEGERADEPPSKRVSEDVLADGLDQLKGEDDLLPCPICFKTFVGKLELETHMDSHPDTTLRCDLCCISFRTHRSLLRHNAVIHKKLPTDPAGRPFIQNNPSIPVGFNDLAFIDFSCRKFPHIAQVWCETNLRRCTSKFHRFVCETCNKAFPLQSALNLHAAAAHSPGGGAQEPPAPQPQEETPPEAGQADFLESLGLQHISQAKPACTEEETLQAELDSIRVIHVEPPKSNLPQEAGCLGGLSFPLLDPASLQGLSQRGGLNILSLQPFQKGFILQPDSGVVVKPICSESGVELADIQQILKMASSAPNQITLPPLSKAPCSATHSSYKQMPPLKPKPLVAPRTSMAASTPPPLMSAQQASPGCISPSLPPPPNQLLKTPGESSSSSSSSSSSSSLSSQGSVEKMEADCMGDALTPTDTDKRKIKQEDSEEREAGGKKVGGRKAAYPCRFCDQVFAFSGVLQAHMRFHLGISPYQCNICDYVAPDKATLIRHLRTHSGERPYVCRVCHYPFTVKANCERHLRKKHMKSTRKEIEKNIEYVSTGSSGLDPLDSAGAGDATCRYCGEDLKSYRALQIHLRTHNGCQRKPFECRRCGAAFLAKRNCIHHLLKQHPEVQEQEMEQHIATLLPAATAASRAGPLPQNGLLPSTAAPLSLKVEDTGFYTSDPDQPLDFSSKGRGGSTGDSPGIKVEGTHSSQPSSYDCSMEPIDLSMPKNPEKLKREAPPLGPPAKEIKIEQPAPGSADPPHSHGLQVRDEEKGQRQASYQLSLPVVSPLSGNPPSTVRSLRLKPLLPKPSAACLKELPPLASIAQIISSVSAAPDLLKRESVPASHCRGGGTEKSTGLKGPKKDSDPSGEPRPAGEDGPDGATDEPPSDGSKKRAGKRPSRSKDCDLVGAGIDLESSGEFASVEKMLATTDANKFSPYLQPSPVTLLKEEAEQTATSEDEKEGQEDRQQQQQQPPQAKGKKNAYSNSLQKMTCPFCPRVFPWASSLQRHMLTHTGAPESQVSRLCLSVWAAGQKPFPCPKCDAFFSTKSNCERHLLRKHGVANRTLRRNGAMPKSKEADEGSPESAESMSETELPAGEAQNLSGSEAEKELATPNPKEQGELALMEQSAHQGETLSQGGGPAAEPAESSGDNDDDSQSNTSLDLNFASKLIDFKFSEGNDQQPPAGGAAQEESKHTCRSCKKSFRYATTLARHERAHLPESSVEAGRKVTRRSAEAGRNPGVHAEEEPEEEEEEEEEEEREDRKGPAEGEGAGSVADSGSEEEEKEKEEKSDEEGGASEPKSTEGEASGGVGSKADKRKKICDVCSKRFWSLQDLTRHMRSHTGERPYKCQTCERTFTLKHSLVRHQRIHQKPREAEGEGAAVAAAARAGEDEGASGRSGSESESAPGSTNPPSENENEADGPGRAAEEAESPEREAAEGKRAPQATAQPAESAADPPTEPSPKRPTEPAPCSSGESSDGYIQGLLEIHAEPPLEHILPANEPPMVGVE, from the exons CACAGGGAGGAGGAACCag GAAGCCAAAGAGGAGCACTCGGCCTTCATTTGCCCCCTCTGTGAGAAGAACTGCCTAACCCAGCACCAGCTCACTATGCATATCCGACAG cacaaCTCTGATAATGGAGCAACGGACCACTCCTGCAGCATCTGTGGGAAGTCCCTGAGCTCGGCCAGCTCGCTGGACCGCCACATGCTGGTGCACAGCGGAGAGCGGCCCTACAAGTGCAGCGTGTGCGGCCAGACCTTCACCACCAACGGCAACATGCACAG ACACATGAAGATCCACGACAAGGACCCCAACAGTGTCCTGCCCTCCAGCCCCCCGTCGCCCACCAAGCGGCGACGCCCCTCTGCCAAGAGAAAGCCCAGCCTGGAGGGCGAGGGAGAGCGGGCGGACGAGCCGCCAAGCAAGAGG GTGTCGGAGGACGTCCTGGCCGACGGGCTTGACCAGCTGAAGGGTGAGGATGACCTGCTGCCCTGCCCCATCTGCTTCAAGACCTTCGTCGgcaagctggagctggagacGCACATGGACTCGCACCCGGACACCACGCTCAG GTGTGACCTGTGCTGCATCAGTTTCCGCACTCACCGCAGCCTTCTGCGCCACAACGCCGTCATCCACAAGAAGCTGCCCACCGACCCGGCCGGGCGCCCCTTCATCCAGAACAACCCCTCCATCCCCGTGGGCTTCAATGACTTGGCCTTCATCGACTTCTCGTGTCGCAAGTTCCCTCACATCGCTCAG GTTTGGTGTGAAACAAACCTTCGGCGGTGCACCAGCAAGTTCCACCGCTTCGTGTGCGAGACCTGCAATAAGGCCTTCCCTCTGCAGTCCGCCCTCAACCTGCACGCAGCGGCCGCGCACAGCCCCGGAGGCGGAGCCCAGGAGCCGCCCGCCCCCCAACCGCAGGAGGAGACGCCCCCTGAGGCAGGGCAGGCCGACTTCCTGGAGTCTCTGGGCCTGCAGCATATCTCCCAGGCCAAGCCTGCATGCACAGAGGAGGAGACGCTGCAGGCCGAGCTGGACAGCATCCGGGTCATCCACGTGGAGCCGCCCAAGTCCAACCTGCCCCAGGAGGCTGGATGCCTGGGGGGGTTGAGCTTTCCCCTGCTGGACCCTGCCTCCCTGCAGGGCCTGTCCCAGAGAGGCGGCCTCAACATCCTGTCCCTGCAGCCCTTCCAGAAGGGGTTCATCCTCCAGCCCGACAGCGGCGTGGTGGTCAAGCCCATCTGCAGCGAGAGCGGAGTGGAGCTGGCCGACATCCAGCAGATCCTGAAGATGGCCTCCTCGGCCCCCAACCAGATCACCCTGCCCCCGCTCTCCAAGGCGCCTTGCAGCGCCACGCACTCCAGCTACAAGCAGATGCCCCCGCTGAAGCCCAAGCCCCTGGTGGCCCCCCGCACCAGCATGGCTGCCTCCACGCCGCCCCCCCTCATGAGTGCCCAGCAGGCCTCGCCGGGCTGCATCAGCCCCAGCCTGCCGCCCCCGCCCAACCAGCTGCTGAAGACCCCCGGcgagtcctcctcctcctcctcctcctcctcatcatcctcatcccTCAGCAGCCAGGGGTCCGTGGAGAAGATGGAGGCGGACTGCATGGGGGACGCCCTGACGCCCACGGACACCGACAAGCGCAAGATCAAGCAGGAGGACAGCGAGGAGAGGGAGGCGGGAGGCAAGAAGGTGGGCGGGCGCAAGGCGGCGTACCCCTGCCGCTTCTGCGACCAGGTCTTCGCCTTCTCCGGCGTCCTGCAGGCCCACATGCGCTTCCACCTGGGCATCTCGCCCTACCAGTGCAACATCTGCGACTACGTGGCGCCCGACAAGGCCACGCTGATCCGCCACCTGCGCACGCACAGCGGCGAGCGGCCCTACGTCTGCCGCGTCTGCCACTACCCCTTCACCGTCAAGGCCAACTGCGAGCGCCACCTGCGCAAGAAGCACATGAAGAGCACCCGCAAGGAGATCGAGAAGAACATCGAGTACGTGTCCACCGGCTCCAGCGGCCTCGACCCGCTGGACTCGGCCGGCGCCGGCGACGCCACGTGCCGCTACTGCGGCGAGGACCTGAAGAGCTACCGCGCCCTGCAGATCCACCTGCGCACCCACAACGGCTGCCAGCGCAAGCCCTTCGAGTGCCGGCGCTGTGGGGCCGCCTTCCTGGCCAAGCGCAACTGCATCCACCACCTGCTGAAGCAGCACCCCGAGgtgcaggagcaggagatggAGCAGCACATCGCCACCCTGCTGCCCGCCGCCACCGCCGCTTCCCGGGCCGGGCCCCTCCCTCAGAACGGGCTCCTCCCCAGCACCGCCGCCCCTCTGTCCCTGAAGGTGGAGGACACCGGCTTCTATACCAGCGACCCGGACCAGCCCCTGGACTTCTCCAGCAAAGGCCGCGGCGGGAGCACAGGAGACTCGCCCGGCATCAAGGTGGAAGGCACCCACTCGTCCCAGCCGTCCTCCTACGACTGCTCCATGGAGCCCATTGACCTGTCCATGCCCAAGAACCCGGAGAAGCTAAAAAGAGAGGCTCCGCCCCTTGGCCCGCCTGCTAAGGAGATCAAAATAGAGCAGCCTGCCCCCGGCAGTGCGGACCCTCCCCACTCCCATGGTCTCCAGGTCAGGGACGAGGAGAAAGGCCAGCGGCAGGCCTCGtaccagctctctctccctgtggtgTCCCCTCTCAGCGGGAACCCCCCCAGCACAGTCAGGTCACTGAGGCTGAAGCCTCTTCTGCCCAAACCCTCCGCCGCCTGCCTCAAGGAGCTGCCCCCGCTGGCCTCCATCGCCCAGATCATCTCCTCCGTCTCCGCCGCGCCCGACCTGCTCAAGAGGGAGAGCGTTCCCGCCAGCCACTGCAGGGGGGGCGGCACAGAGAAGAGCACCGGCCTCAAAGGGCCCAAAAAGGACTCCGACCCGTCGGGCGAGCCGCGGCCCGCAGGCGAGGACGGGCCCGACGGGGCGACGGACGAGCCCCCGTCGGACGGCTCCAAGAAGAGAGCCGGCAAGAGGCCCTCTCGCAGTAAAGACTGCGACCTCGTCGGCGCCGGCATCGACCTGGAGTCCAGCGGCGAGTTCGCCAGCGTGGAGAAGATGCTGGCCACCACCGATGCCAACAAGTTCAGCCCCTACCTGCAGCCCAGCCCCGTGACGCTGCTGAAGGAGGAGGCGGAGCAGACAGCCACCAGCGAGGACGAGAAGGAGGGCCAGGAggacaggcagcagcagcagcagcagcctccgCAGGCCAAGGGGAAGAAGAACGCATACTCCAACTCCCTCCAGAAGATGACCTGCCCCTTCTGCCCGCGAGTCTTCCCCTGGGCCAGCTCTCTGCAAagacacatgctcacacacacag GAGCCCCGGAATCTCAAGTCTCAcgtctgtgcctgtctgtgtgggcCGCAGGTCAGAAGCCCTTCCCCTGCCCCAAATGCGACGCCTTCTTCTCCACCAAGTCCAACTGTGAGCGTCACCTGCTGCGCAAGCACGGCGTGGCCAACCGCACTCTCCGCCGCAACGGCGCCATGCCCAAATCCAAGGAGGCGGACGAGGGGTCGCCCGAGAGCGCAG agagcaTGTCAGAGACGGAGCTCCCCGCAGGCGAAGCTCAAAACCTGAGTGGGAGTGAAGCAGAGAAGGAGCTGGCCACACCCAACCCCAAGGAGCAGGGGGAATTGGCCTTAATGGAGCAGTCTGCCCACCAGGGGGAGACGCTGAGTCAAGGGGGAGGACCCGCCGCAGAGCCGGCAGAGAGCAGCGGAGACAATGATGACGACTCGCAGAGCAACACAAGCCTGGACCTGAACTTCGCCAGCAAGCTGATCGACTTCAAGTTCTCGGAAGGCAATGACCAGCAGcccccagcagggggcgcagcGCAAGAGGAGTCCAAGCacacctgcaggagctgcaaGAAGAGCTTCCGCTACGCCACCACCCTCGCCCGCCACGAGAGGGCGCACCTCCCGGAGAGCTCGGTGGAGGCGGGGAGGAAGGTGACGCGGCGTTCGGCGGAGGCCGGCCGAAACCCGGGGGTCCACGCGGAGGAGGAgcccgaggaggaggaggaggaggaggaggaggaggagcgggaggaCAGGAAGGGGCCggcggagggagagggagcgggcaGCGTAGCGGACAGCGGctccgaggaggaggagaaggagaaggaggagaagagcgACGAGGAGGGCGGCGCTTCGGAACCAAAAAGCACCGAGGGGGAGGCGTCGGGAGGAGTCGGGAGCAAAGCCGACAAGAGGAAGAAGATCTGCGATGTGTGCAGCAAGCGCTTCTGGTCCCTTCAAGACCTAACCCGACACATGCGCTCTCACACAG GAGAGAGACCCTACAAGTGCCAGACCTGCGAGCGGACCTTCACCCTGAAGCACAGCCTGGTGCGGCACCAGCGCATCCACCAGAAGCCCCGCGAGGCGGAGGGCGAGGGGGCGGCCGTGGCGGCGGCGGCCAGGGCGGGCGAGGACGAGGGAGCCAGCGGGCGCTCGGGCAGCGAGAGCGAGTCGGCCCCCGGCAGCACCAACCCCCCGTCGGAGAACGAGAACGAGGCCGACGGGCCGGGCCGGGCCGCGGAGGAGGCCGAGAGCCCGGAGCGAGAGGCCGCCGAGGGCAAGAGGGCGCCGCAGGCCACAGCCCAGCCGGCGGAGTCGGCCGCCGACCCCCCCACAGAACCGTCGCCCAAGCGCCCGACCGAACCAGCGCCGTGCAGCTCAGGTGAATCCTCGGACGGCTACATCCAGGGCTTGCTGGAGATCCACGCCGAGCCCCCGCTGGAGCACATCCTGCCTGCCAACGAGCCCCCGATGGTGGGGGTGGAATGA